A genomic stretch from Physeter macrocephalus isolate SW-GA chromosome 12, ASM283717v5, whole genome shotgun sequence includes:
- the LOC112063637 gene encoding 60S ribosomal protein L17-like: protein MHIRKATKCLKDVTLKNQCVPFRRYNGGVGRCTQAKQWGWTQDRWPKKSAEFLLYMLKNAESNAELKSLNVDSLVIKHIQVNKAPKMWRRTYRAHGWINPYMSSPCHIEMILTEKEQTVPKPEEEVAQKKKISQKKLKKQNFMAWE from the coding sequence ATGCATATCCGAAAAGCCACCAAGTGTCTGAAGGATGTCACTTTAAAGAATCAATGTGTGCCATTCCGTCGTTACAATGGTGGAGTTGGTAGGTGTACCCAGGCCAAACAGTGGGGCTGGACGCAGGATCGGTGGCCCAAAAAGAGTGCTGAATTTTTACTGTACATGCTCAAAAATGCAGAGAGTAATGCTGAACTTAAGAGCTTAAATGTAGATTCTCTGGTCATTAAGCATATCCAGGTGAATAAAGCCCCCAAGATGTGGCGCAGGACTTACAGAGCTCATGGTTGGATCAACCCATACATGAGCTCTCCCTGCCACATTGAGATGATCcttactgaaaaagaacagactGTTCCTAAACCAGAAGAGGAGGTtgcccagaagaaaaagatatcccagaagaaactgaagaaacaaaactTTATGGCCTGGGAATAA